Proteins encoded by one window of Rutidosis leptorrhynchoides isolate AG116_Rl617_1_P2 chromosome 7, CSIRO_AGI_Rlap_v1, whole genome shotgun sequence:
- the LOC139859140 gene encoding uncharacterized protein, whose amino-acid sequence MNRTRTKKIVQSIENMNLIMEKIKSTTILIFTNAGNQFGTTVTPMNKALRKKQLKVETPEDSRLQNSCKSPLSTIGSNSPLGISNIDSVNSTSTTKTKRIGRPPKYKLSPSDTIPFSLENINKNAGSLSQPSSSAGNIATKSSSQLHTIRSPLSDITKSHGNTSYVTPEKKKLGRNPKYVLQNTFGNQELPIKQELTVKRRGRPPKYKFSDEEMIPLDLPDGMNDNTIGDDDDNKKFSGRSLVELPPLNDPPQLLLDLFTGQSEHGKNFMENIQRNGSSKSTSNQNSLLPNTVHRLKGLLDHVNPLVKKFRMARDRFDMDEDEPIQIKLIGSRAQDGRTYNLPTTNEVAAIIIGDIDGSCDKRDIVLDHRRKGLRRISELHPSYLALQYPLLFPYAQDGYRVDILHKGVEIEDATGHARLTLREFFAYRLQMRVGEKSLILMSRKLLQQFMVDAYTMVENTRLHYIRNNQKAFRVAQISSLHEAQETGNYDVSAMGTRITLPSSFTGGARYMYANYMDAMAIVRSFGPPDLFITLMSNPKWPEVLRVLAPLNLNPEDRPDIVTRVFKMKLDSLYDQIKDEKMFGYLRGGLYVIEFQKRGLPHVHMILWLDKTEATPNASEIDRFISAEIPDKDEDPELYSLVSDFMMHGPCGEKHKECPCMRSGTCSKGFPKDFTNESHFDADGFPVYKRRNDGNFIMKKGEKLDNRHVVGYNKSLLRQYQAHMNIEWCNQFGSIKYLFKYINKGPDKISAQFHANNNNSANNSANLAQTTTTVRDEINEYYSCRYLSACEAAWRIFNYEIVFRSPAVYRLSFHLPNQQPIVYDGDDCMEQVINKPSVGASQFIEWMKYNEENPDGRQYTYVEFPRHYVWNATPRKWSKRQGQKTVARLHYVHPKSGEAYYLRIMLNKVRGPTCYEDLRTIDGIIYDTFKEACYAMGLLDDDKEYIASIKEVHQWSTGNACRSHFVSLITTDSITFPDRVWKETCDLLSDDLAREVPERLKSNDPETFRRVLHNIALSRIEKDLNSAGYSLRNIPNMPFPDLEFV is encoded by the exons ATGAATCGGACTCGAACAAAGAAAATTGTTCAATCAATCGAGAACATGAATCTAATCATGGAGAAAATAAAATCGACAACAATCCTG ATCTTTACAAATGCAGGAAATCAATTTGGTACAACTGTTACACCGATGAACAAAGCGTTAAGAAAAAAACAGTTAAAGGTTGAAACTCCAGAGGATAGCAGATTGCAGAATTCATGTAAAAGTCCACTATCCACGATAG GTTCAAACAGTCCACTAGGTATCTCTAATATTGATAGTGTGAATTCAACCTCTACTACTAAAACAAAACGGATTGGACGCCCACCAAAATACAAACTTTCGCCATCCGATACTATTCCATTCAGCttagaaaatataaataaaaacgcTG GTTCTTTATCTCAACCATCATCTTCTGCCGGAAATATCGCAACCAAGAGTTCTTCTCAGTTACACACTATCAGAAGTCCGTTGTCTGACATAACCAAAA GTCATGGTAACACATCATACGTTAcacctgaaaaaaaaaaattaggaaGAAATCCTAAATATGTATTGCAAAATACATTTGGTAACCAAGAACTTCCTATTAAGCAAGAATTAACCGTCAAACGTAGAGGAAGACCACCAAAGTACAAATTTTCTGATGAAGAAATGATACCGTTAGATTTACCAGATGGTATGAATGACAACACAATaggagatgatgatgataataagaaGTTTTCTGGAAGAAGTCTTG TCGAACTACCACCTTTGAATGATCCGCCACAGTTGTTATTAGATCTATTTACTGGTCAAAGCGAACATGGCAAAAATTTTATGGAGAATATACAGCG TAACGGAAGTTCCAAATCAACGTCAAACCAAAACTCATTGCTTCCGAACACAGTACACCGTTTGAAAGGTTTGCTTGACCATGTTAATCCGTTGGTTAAAAAATTTCGTATGGCAAGAGATCGGTTTGACATGGACGAAGATGAACCGATACAAATCAAACTAATTGGTAGCCGAGCACAAGATGGACGAACTTATAATTTACCAACTACAAATGAAGTTGCTGCAATAATAATTGGAGATATTGATGGATCTTGTGATAAACGTGACATTGTATTGGATCACCGTAGAAAGGGATTAAGACGTATAAGTGAGCTTCATCCGTCTTATTTAGCACTACAGTATCCACTATTATTTCCCTACGCTCAAGATGGTTACAGAGTAGATATACTCCATAAGGGTGTTGAAATAGAGGACGCTACTGGACATGCACGTCTCACTTTACGTGAATTTTTTGCTTATCGATTACAAATGAGAGTAGGCGAAAAGTCTTTGATTCTAATGTCAAGAAAACTTTTACAGCAGTTCATGGTAGATGCTTATACTATGGTCGAGAATACAAGGCTGCATTACATCAGGAACAATCAGAAAGCATTCAGAGTTGCTCAAATCTCCAGTTTACACGAAGCACAAGAAACTGGAAATTATGATGTTTCAGCTATGGGCACACGGATAACACTTCCTTCTTCTTTTACGGGCGGAGCAAGATATATGTATGCAAACTATATGGATGCTATGGCTATTGTTCGATCATTTGGTCCACCTGACCTTTTTATCACTTTAATGTCTAATCCAAAATGGCCTGAAGTTCTTCGTGTTTTGGCGCCTTTGAATCTAAACCCAGAAGATAGGCCAGATATTGTTACACGCGTATTTAAAATGAAACTAGATTCTTTGTACGATCAAATCAAAGATGAAAAGATGTTCGGATATCTTAGAGGAG GTTTATATGTTATAGAATTTCAGAAACGTGGGTTACCTCATGTCCACATGATATTATGGCTTGACAAAACAGAAGCCACACCAAACGCTTCAGAAATTGACAGATTTATTAGTGCTGAAATACCAGATAAAGATGAGGATCCAGAACTGTATTCTTTAGTTTCAGATTTTATGATGCATGGACCGTGCGGAGAGAAACATAAAGAATGTCCATGCATGCGAAGCGGTACTTGCTCGAAAGGATTTCCAAAGGATTTCACAAATGAGAGCCACTTTGACGCAGATGGTTTCCCTGTATACAAACGCCGTAATGATGGTAATTTTATTATGAAAAAAGGAGAAAAGCTAGACAACAG GCACGTAGTTGGTTATAATAAATCACTACTCAGACAGTACCAAGCACACATGAATATTGAATGGTGTAACCAGTTCGGATCCATAAAGTATCTGTTCAAGTATATCAACAAAGGTCCAGACAAAATATCTGCTCAATTTCATGCTAATAACAACAATTCTGCAAATAATAGCGCAAATCTAGCCCAAACGACAACCACTGTTAGGGATGAGATTAATGAGTATTATAGCTGTCGTTACCTATCTGCATGTGAGGCCGCTTGGCGAATATTCAACTACGAGATAGTATTCAGATCCCCGGCAGTATACAGGCTATCTTTTCATCTACCTAATCAACAACCAATTGTATATGATGGTGATGACTGTATGGAACAAGTTATTAACAAACCTTCAGTCGGCGCTTCTCAATTCATTGAGTGGATGAAATACAATGAAGAGAATCCTGATGGAAGACAGTACACTTATGTTGAATTTCCTCGCCATTATGTTTGGAATGCAACACCAAGAAAGTGGTCAAAGAGACAAGGACAGAAAACTGTTGCCCGATTACATTATGTTCATCCGAAATCAGGCGAGGCGTACTACTTACGTATCATGCTCAATAAGGTGAGAGGACCAACATGTTATGAAGACTTGCGAACTATCGATGGTATAATTTATGATACCTTCAAGGAAGCTTGCTATGCAATGGGACTAttagatgatgataaagaatacaTTGCTTCTATTAAAGAGGTCCACCAATGGTCAACAGGGAACGCATGTCGGTCTCATTTTGTTTCATTAATTACCACTGACAGTATCACGTTCCCTGATCGTGTTTGGAAAGAAACTTGTGACCTCCTGTCTGACGATCTTGCTAGAGAAGTACCAGAACGTCTCAAATCCAATG ATCCAGAGACATTTAGACGTGTCCTACACAACATTGCACTTTCGAGAATTGAAAAGGACCTTAATAGTGCAGGTTACAGCTTGCGTAACATACCTAATATGCCTTTTCCAGATCTCGAATTTGTATAG